A genomic stretch from Achromobacter spanius includes:
- a CDS encoding crotonase/enoyl-CoA hydratase family protein, whose translation MTELVHFELDADGVATLTLDDPATRNALTGSDIVDQMLAVFARIERDPAVRVLILTAAGKAFSSGGNINEMQRQIGPEVGSAELRQEYRHGIQRLPLALHALEVPTIAAVNGPAIGAGCDLACMCDVRIASEAATFAESFVKLGIIPGDGGAWFLPRLIGMARAAEMSFTGDAISAATALEWGLVSRVVPAVELLPAARALASRMAANSPQAVRLTKRLLRESQHARLDALLELSAAYQALAHKTDAHADAVAQFLAARRR comes from the coding sequence ATGACGGAACTCGTGCATTTCGAGCTGGACGCGGACGGCGTGGCCACGCTGACGCTGGACGATCCGGCCACGCGCAACGCCTTGACCGGCAGCGACATCGTGGACCAGATGCTGGCCGTGTTTGCGCGCATTGAACGCGACCCGGCCGTGCGCGTGCTGATCCTGACCGCGGCGGGCAAGGCGTTTTCGTCCGGCGGCAACATCAACGAGATGCAGCGGCAGATCGGCCCCGAGGTCGGCAGCGCGGAACTGCGTCAGGAATACCGGCACGGCATTCAACGCCTGCCGCTGGCGCTGCATGCGCTTGAGGTGCCGACGATTGCGGCGGTGAACGGGCCGGCCATCGGCGCGGGCTGCGACCTGGCCTGCATGTGCGACGTGCGCATCGCGTCGGAAGCCGCCACGTTTGCCGAAAGCTTCGTCAAGCTGGGCATTATTCCCGGTGACGGCGGCGCGTGGTTTCTGCCGCGCCTGATCGGCATGGCGCGCGCCGCCGAAATGTCGTTCACCGGTGACGCCATCAGCGCGGCCACCGCGCTGGAATGGGGCTTGGTGTCGCGCGTGGTGCCGGCCGTGGAACTGTTGCCCGCCGCGCGCGCGCTGGCGAGCCGCATGGCCGCCAACTCGCCCCAGGCCGTACGGCTGACCAAGCGGCTCTTGCGTGAAAGCCAGCATGCGCGGCTGGACGCCTTGCTGGAACTGTCGGCGGCCTATCAGGCGCTGGCCCACAAGACCGACGCGCACGCGGATGCCGTCGCCCAATTCCTTGCGGCGCGGCGGCGCTAG
- a CDS encoding acyl-CoA dehydrogenase family protein, with amino-acid sequence MIDTLELSTIPSADEALRAEVRTFLADTLDGLEPDERARSWMGFDAGFSRQLAERGWLGLTLPREYGGAERGHFARFVLSEELLGAGAPVSAHWIADRQSAPLILKYGSPAQRAFYLPRICRADAFFCIGMSEPGAGSDLAGIRTRADPISAERGGWRLNGSKIWTTNAHRSHYMIALVRTSGTPEDRHQGLSQLIVDLSLPGVTVRPIQDLTGDAHFSEVFFDNVELPADALIGEEGAGWAQVNAELAFERSGPERLYSSMALLECWLTHCRGLSDNTASRATLGAILSQMAVLRALSLAVAGKLAAGASPATEAALVKDLGTELEQRIPQLIGDALGRQADVPTPLPLLRTLAYLEQIAPTFSLRGGTREILRGIIARGLGLR; translated from the coding sequence ATGATCGATACGCTGGAACTGAGCACCATTCCGTCCGCCGACGAAGCCTTGCGCGCTGAGGTTCGCACCTTTCTGGCGGACACGCTGGACGGCCTGGAGCCCGACGAACGCGCGCGTTCCTGGATGGGTTTTGATGCCGGCTTCAGCCGCCAGCTTGCCGAACGCGGTTGGCTAGGCCTGACGCTGCCGCGCGAATACGGCGGCGCCGAGCGCGGCCACTTCGCGCGCTTCGTGCTGTCGGAAGAATTGCTGGGCGCGGGGGCACCGGTGTCGGCGCACTGGATCGCCGACCGCCAGAGCGCGCCCTTGATCCTGAAATACGGCTCGCCCGCGCAACGCGCGTTCTACCTGCCGCGCATCTGCCGCGCCGATGCCTTCTTCTGCATCGGCATGAGCGAGCCCGGGGCCGGCTCCGACCTGGCTGGCATCCGTACCCGCGCAGACCCGATCAGCGCCGAACGCGGCGGCTGGCGCTTGAACGGCAGCAAGATCTGGACGACCAACGCGCACCGCTCGCACTACATGATTGCGCTGGTCCGCACGTCGGGCACCCCCGAAGACCGGCATCAAGGCTTGTCGCAACTGATCGTGGACCTGTCGCTGCCCGGCGTGACCGTGCGCCCCATACAAGACCTGACGGGCGATGCGCATTTCTCGGAAGTGTTCTTCGACAACGTGGAGCTGCCTGCCGATGCACTGATCGGTGAGGAAGGCGCGGGCTGGGCGCAGGTGAATGCTGAACTGGCCTTCGAGCGCAGCGGCCCCGAACGCTTGTATTCCAGCATGGCGCTGCTGGAATGCTGGTTGACGCATTGCCGCGGCCTGTCGGACAACACCGCCAGCCGCGCCACGCTGGGCGCCATCTTGTCGCAGATGGCGGTGCTGCGCGCCCTGTCGCTGGCGGTGGCGGGCAAGCTGGCGGCCGGAGCAAGCCCGGCCACCGAGGCCGCGTTGGTCAAAGACCTGGGCACCGAACTGGAACAACGCATTCCGCAACTTATCGGCGATGCGCTGGGCCGCCAAGCGGATGTGCCAACGCCCTTGCCGCTGCTGCGCACGCTGGCCTACCTGGAACAGATTGCCCCCACCTTTTCCTTGCGTGGCGGCACGCGCGAAATTCTGCGCGGCATCATCGCACGCGGCCTTGGCCTTCGATAA
- a CDS encoding acyl-CoA dehydrogenase family protein, whose protein sequence is MDTLLGDAAERLFAQTCTPALLRAAEQGLPIDAAWQACEDAGFADALVPESQGGAGLVLADALPVAVAAGRHLCPYPIAQTMLARAWLAAIGQAPQARPAGAIAIAPYGLAMDGKRITGINVPWVRTAAHVLAEINGQAWLLPVQAGCVHHNGVHGSLDGEASWAMADAQCLGSGPALDTLAAVAYAGLMAGAMERVLDMTLAHANTRTQFGRAIGRFQAVQQQISVMAEQVWAARMGAQLAFQGRDGLPQALLAAVGKARASQAAPLVADIAHAVHGAMGITAEFDLQLYTRRLRDWRRAAGSESYWHERIGAHALASNASALDTVRTTLQGMA, encoded by the coding sequence ATGGACACCTTGCTTGGCGACGCCGCCGAACGCCTGTTCGCTCAAACCTGCACACCCGCGCTGCTGCGCGCCGCCGAACAAGGCCTGCCCATCGACGCCGCCTGGCAGGCCTGCGAGGACGCGGGCTTCGCGGACGCGCTGGTACCGGAATCCCAGGGTGGCGCCGGGCTTGTGCTGGCTGATGCCCTGCCCGTGGCGGTGGCGGCGGGCCGCCACCTGTGCCCCTATCCCATCGCGCAGACGATGCTGGCGCGCGCCTGGCTGGCGGCTATCGGGCAGGCACCGCAGGCAAGGCCGGCGGGCGCCATCGCCATCGCGCCTTATGGCCTGGCGATGGATGGCAAGCGCATCACGGGCATCAACGTGCCCTGGGTTCGTACGGCCGCCCACGTGCTGGCAGAGATCAACGGGCAGGCCTGGTTGCTGCCCGTGCAGGCGGGATGTGTCCACCACAATGGCGTGCATGGCTCATTGGACGGCGAGGCATCCTGGGCGATGGCGGACGCGCAATGCCTGGGCAGCGGGCCGGCGCTGGATACGCTGGCGGCCGTCGCCTATGCAGGCCTGATGGCCGGCGCGATGGAACGGGTGCTGGACATGACGCTTGCGCACGCCAACACACGCACGCAGTTCGGCCGCGCCATCGGCCGCTTTCAGGCCGTGCAGCAGCAGATCAGCGTGATGGCCGAACAGGTATGGGCGGCGCGCATGGGCGCCCAACTGGCGTTTCAAGGCCGCGACGGCTTGCCGCAAGCCCTGCTGGCGGCCGTGGGCAAGGCGCGCGCCAGCCAGGCGGCGCCACTCGTGGCCGACATTGCGCATGCCGTGCATGGCGCCATGGGGATCACGGCGGAATTCGACTTGCAGTTGTATACGCGCCGCTTGCGCGACTGGCGGCGGGCGGCAGGGTCGGAATCCTACTGGCATGAACGCATCGGCGCGCATGCGCTGGCCAGCAACGCCAGCGCGCTGGACACGGTACGCACCACGCTGCAAGGCATGGCCTAG
- a CDS encoding LysR family transcriptional regulator, translating into MDFRHLQQFLVLADTLNFHRAAEKLHMSQPPLSVSIRKLEESVGVPLFVRGRQGVQLTEAGLAALDEARRALFHAEQFRLAARAGAAGEGGTVRVGFVGSATHAILPRVLPLFRQRYPGVTVVLREATSIRIMQDLADDALEVGIVRVPVAMGSNVRLAPLTTENFVLAVPKGHALARRGRLRLADLADEAFIMYTATEAAGLRMAAINACQLRGFTPRITQEAVQVQTLLSLVESGLGVALVPAGARRHPGSNVVTKTLSDFPADTTIGISLAWNPATERSAARNLRELAVHAFRPRPAK; encoded by the coding sequence ATGGATTTCCGTCATCTACAGCAATTCCTGGTGCTTGCCGACACCTTGAATTTTCACCGCGCCGCGGAAAAGCTGCATATGTCGCAGCCGCCGCTGTCGGTGTCGATCCGCAAGCTGGAAGAGAGCGTGGGCGTGCCGCTGTTCGTGCGCGGCCGCCAAGGCGTGCAACTGACCGAGGCCGGCCTGGCGGCGCTGGACGAAGCGCGCCGCGCCTTGTTCCATGCCGAGCAATTCCGGCTGGCCGCGCGCGCCGGCGCGGCGGGCGAAGGTGGCACGGTGCGCGTCGGCTTCGTCGGGTCGGCCACGCACGCCATCCTGCCGCGCGTGCTGCCCTTGTTCCGCCAACGCTATCCGGGCGTGACGGTGGTGCTGCGCGAAGCCACGTCCATCCGCATCATGCAGGACCTGGCCGACGACGCCCTGGAAGTCGGCATCGTGCGCGTGCCGGTGGCCATGGGCTCGAACGTTCGGCTTGCCCCCCTGACCACCGAGAACTTCGTGCTGGCCGTGCCCAAGGGCCATGCCCTGGCGCGCCGGGGCCGACTTCGGCTGGCCGACCTGGCCGACGAGGCCTTCATCATGTACACCGCAACCGAAGCCGCGGGCTTGCGCATGGCCGCCATCAACGCTTGCCAGTTGCGCGGCTTCACGCCCCGCATCACGCAAGAGGCGGTGCAGGTGCAAACCTTGTTGAGCCTGGTTGAAAGCGGGCTGGGGGTCGCGCTGGTTCCGGCCGGCGCCCGCCGCCATCCCGGTTCGAACGTGGTCACCAAGACACTGTCGGATTTTCCCGCCGACACCACGATTGGCATCTCCCTGGCCTGGAATCCCGCTACCGAACGCAGCGCCGCGCGCAACCTGCGCGAGCTGGCCGTCCACGCCTTTCGCCCCCGGCCAGCCAAATAA
- a CDS encoding CBS domain-containing protein gives MKTVAEILREKSNHSVVTVSPDSSVFDAIKTMAERGIGAVVVVEGETVLGMLSERDYARKVVLQDRSSRSTKVRDIMTDSVYYVGPADTREHCMAMMTERHFRHLPVIDKQKLIGLLSIGDLVKDVMSEQKFIIHELERYISGGHA, from the coding sequence GTGAAAACAGTGGCTGAGATTCTCAGGGAAAAGTCGAACCATTCCGTGGTGACGGTTTCACCCGATTCCTCGGTGTTCGACGCCATCAAGACCATGGCGGAACGCGGCATCGGCGCGGTGGTGGTCGTGGAAGGGGAAACGGTGCTGGGCATGCTCTCCGAGCGCGATTACGCCCGCAAAGTCGTCCTGCAGGATCGTTCATCGCGCAGCACCAAAGTGCGCGACATCATGACCGACTCGGTCTATTACGTGGGGCCTGCCGATACGCGGGAACACTGTATGGCCATGATGACCGAACGGCATTTTCGCCATCTTCCGGTCATCGACAAGCAAAAGCTCATTGGCCTGCTCTCCATTGGCGACTTGGTCAAGGACGTCATGAGCGAACAGAAATTCATCATCCACGAGCTGGAACGCTACATCAGCGGCGGGCACGCCTAG
- a CDS encoding sulfite exporter TauE/SafE family protein: MTLTHHLLFLACVALATYAQTMTGFAFGLVLLGLSGVFQLASVAEVANVVSVLSLVNAAVTLARTKPQVNWSLMRPAMIASFVGVGVGVAALTWISGSMTVLLQLLLGITILACAVLLVARAKPLERLSSKASFWFFGGISGVLGGLFSSAGPPMVYHLYRQPLPLVAIRNSLLVLFSLNSVVRLTLVTGQGEFEASSFWLSVYALPVVIIVTWAARRFSTSGSMKTVKRMVFVLLLAAGMGLIVPAARILAAG, encoded by the coding sequence ATGACCCTCACCCATCACTTGCTATTCCTGGCCTGCGTGGCGCTCGCCACCTATGCCCAGACCATGACCGGCTTTGCGTTCGGTCTCGTGCTTCTGGGCCTGTCCGGCGTATTCCAGTTGGCCTCGGTGGCCGAAGTAGCCAATGTGGTCAGCGTGCTGTCGCTGGTGAATGCCGCCGTCACGCTGGCGCGCACCAAGCCGCAAGTGAACTGGTCGCTGATGCGGCCCGCCATGATCGCCAGCTTTGTCGGCGTGGGCGTGGGTGTTGCCGCGTTGACGTGGATCAGCGGCTCAATGACGGTGTTGTTGCAGTTGCTGCTGGGCATCACGATCCTGGCTTGTGCCGTGCTGCTGGTGGCGCGCGCCAAACCGTTGGAACGCCTGTCGTCCAAGGCGTCCTTCTGGTTCTTTGGTGGCATATCCGGGGTGTTGGGCGGCCTGTTTTCCAGCGCCGGGCCGCCGATGGTGTATCACCTGTATCGCCAACCCTTGCCCTTGGTGGCCATCCGCAACAGCCTGCTGGTGCTGTTTTCGCTGAATTCCGTGGTGCGCCTGACGCTGGTGACCGGGCAGGGCGAATTCGAGGCCTCGTCGTTCTGGCTCAGCGTGTATGCGCTGCCCGTTGTGATCATCGTGACGTGGGCGGCGCGGCGTTTCAGCACGTCCGGGTCCATGAAGACCGTCAAGCGCATGGTGTTCGTGCTGTTGCTGGCGGCAGGCATGGGCCTGATCGTGCCGGCGGCGCGGATACTGGCGGCGGGGTAG
- a CDS encoding FxLYD domain-containing protein: protein MTPRHTTINTVTLTCSTCGSAQFTKLAPNEYRCNHCHALTLVEDDVAQRLEKILAGMQRPAHPAPIKPRVVAIIALVVAAVVAIPLVASMLTSSRPSAPYRAQPVTPPIDAAKVKLTDVRETQTHGRKQLVMIMRNETGRKIDPPRVTATFYQGELTLSSSSASPSARSLQPGEYVPVLISVPDKTYSRYTLEVATPRAARGKNNQVTPSKVQLVKNDGAYRLVGLVKNEGDAQAGSTQITVMLYGEDGTMIGTGNGYATANPLAPGALTAFDVRCEMLADGKVASYDYMVQSES from the coding sequence ATGACGCCCCGACACACTACGATCAACACGGTCACGCTGACCTGCTCGACTTGCGGCAGCGCACAGTTCACCAAGCTCGCCCCCAACGAATACCGCTGCAATCACTGCCACGCGCTGACGCTGGTAGAGGACGACGTTGCGCAGCGGCTGGAGAAGATCCTGGCGGGCATGCAGCGGCCCGCCCACCCTGCGCCGATCAAGCCCCGCGTGGTGGCGATCATCGCGCTGGTGGTGGCGGCGGTAGTGGCCATTCCGCTGGTGGCGTCGATGTTGACCTCAAGTCGCCCGTCGGCGCCCTACCGCGCGCAACCCGTCACGCCGCCCATCGATGCCGCCAAGGTCAAGCTGACGGACGTGCGCGAAACCCAGACGCATGGGCGCAAGCAGTTGGTGATGATCATGCGCAACGAAACCGGCAGGAAGATCGACCCGCCCCGCGTCACGGCAACCTTCTACCAAGGCGAGCTGACGCTGTCGTCATCGTCGGCATCGCCGTCGGCGCGCTCGTTGCAGCCGGGTGAATACGTGCCCGTGCTGATCTCGGTGCCTGACAAGACCTACTCGCGCTACACGCTTGAGGTGGCCACGCCCAGGGCCGCGCGCGGCAAGAACAACCAGGTCACGCCCAGCAAGGTGCAACTGGTGAAGAACGACGGCGCCTACCGCCTGGTGGGCCTGGTGAAAAACGAGGGCGACGCGCAGGCGGGCAGCACGCAGATCACCGTCATGCTGTACGGCGAAGACGGCACGATGATCGGCACCGGCAACGGCTACGCCACGGCCAACCCGCTGGCGCCCGGTGCGCTGACGGCGTTCGACGTGCGTTGTGAAATGCTGGCCGACGGCAAGGTCGCGTCCTACGACTACATGGTGCAAAGTGAAAGCTGA
- a CDS encoding FxLYD domain-containing protein — MKADRRGAPPLSWPIKAVSVLMILTAAQASSRAETPKEADSASRIVRVSPAEVRVIDHVRLTTEELLDPGFALFDNKALTLSPPRRLLDEIDRPLMYAEVVNTSPDYVALSPKAQITVFDGSTPLKVRQDWTLPAYLYPGERVPVALVGGSYDRYTEVKTDWMPAKRAALPGPRPKLDISVDNTETGIGTGTLNFSYRYRYKYVTVTGRVRNEDQAEVNNVRVWVSLYDAQDKLSGATFKELRLPKLQPGESAPFEVIVKQHGGNFARVGVVYDVAAR; from the coding sequence GTGAAAGCTGATCGTCGCGGCGCCCCGCCGCTGTCCTGGCCGATCAAGGCCGTATCGGTGCTGATGATTTTGACGGCCGCCCAGGCGTCCTCAAGGGCGGAAACGCCCAAGGAAGCCGATTCCGCGTCCCGCATCGTGCGGGTCAGCCCGGCCGAGGTGCGGGTGATCGACCACGTGCGCCTGACCACCGAAGAACTGCTGGACCCCGGCTTTGCGCTGTTCGATAACAAAGCGCTGACCTTGTCCCCGCCGCGCCGCCTGCTGGATGAAATTGACCGGCCACTTATGTACGCGGAAGTCGTCAACACCAGCCCGGACTACGTGGCGCTGTCGCCCAAGGCACAGATCACCGTGTTCGACGGCTCGACCCCGCTGAAGGTACGGCAGGACTGGACCCTACCCGCCTATCTGTACCCGGGCGAGCGCGTGCCGGTGGCGCTGGTTGGCGGCAGCTACGACCGCTATACCGAGGTCAAGACCGACTGGATGCCCGCCAAGCGAGCCGCCCTGCCCGGCCCCCGGCCAAAGCTGGACATCAGTGTCGACAACACCGAGACCGGTATCGGCACCGGGACGCTGAACTTCAGCTACCGCTACCGTTACAAATACGTCACCGTGACGGGCCGCGTGCGCAATGAAGACCAGGCGGAAGTGAACAACGTGCGGGTCTGGGTCAGCCTGTATGACGCCCAGGACAAGCTCAGCGGCGCCACTTTCAAGGAACTGCGCCTGCCCAAGCTGCAACCGGGCGAGAGCGCCCCGTTCGAGGTCATCGTCAAGCAGCACGGCGGGAATTTTGCACGGGTGGGCGTGGTGTACGACGTCGCGGCGCGCTAG
- the acnB gene encoding bifunctional aconitate hydratase 2/2-methylisocitrate dehydratase, whose translation MLDNYRQHVAERAALGIPPLPLTAKQTAELIELLKNPPAGEEQNLVELLTHRVPAGVDDAAKVKASYLAAVALGKEACALISRAKATELLGTMLGGYNIGPLVDLLDDAEIGTIAADALKKTLLMFDAFHDVKEKADKGNANAKSVMQSWADAEWFTSRPELPESLTITVFKVPGETNTDDLSPAPDATTRPDIPMHALAMLKNKRDGAAFEPEEDGKRGPVKFIESLKEQGHLVAYVGDVVGTGSSRKSATNSVLWFTGEDIPFVPNKRFGGVCLGNKIAPIFYNTMEDAGALPIELDVSKMEMGDVVELRPYEGKAIKNGQVIAEFEVKSDVLFDEVRAGGRIPLIIGRGLTSKAREALGLAPSTLFRLPNDPVDTGKGYTLAQKMVGRACGLPDGKGIRPGTYCEPKMTSVGSQDTTGPMTRDELKDLACLGFSADLVMQSFCHTAAYPKPVDVKTHHTLPEFISTRGGVSLRPGDGVIHSWLNRMLLPDTVGTGGDSHTRFPIGISFPAGSGLVAFAAATGVMPLDMPESVLVRFKGKLQPGVTLRDLVNAIPLYAIKQGLLTVAKQGKKNIFSGRILEIEGLPDLKVEQAFELSDASAERSAAGCSVFLNKEPIIEYINSNIVMLKWMIANGYEDERTLGRRIKAMEAWLADPKLLEPDADAEYAAIIEIDLADVHEPIVACPNDPDDVKTLSEVAGAKIDEVFIGSCMTNIGHFRAASKLLEGKRDIPVKLWVAPPTKMDATQLTEEGHYGVFGTAGARTEMPGCSLCMGNQAQVREGATVMSTSTRNFPNRLGKNTNVYLGSAELAAICSKLGRIPTKDEYMADMGVINKSGDQIYQYLNFDKIADYKDVADVIEV comes from the coding sequence ATGCTGGATAACTACCGCCAACACGTTGCCGAACGCGCGGCTCTGGGGATTCCCCCGCTGCCCCTGACGGCTAAACAAACCGCCGAACTGATCGAACTGCTGAAGAACCCGCCCGCTGGCGAGGAGCAGAACCTGGTCGAACTGCTGACCCACCGTGTGCCGGCCGGCGTGGACGATGCCGCCAAGGTGAAGGCGTCCTACCTGGCCGCCGTGGCGCTGGGCAAGGAAGCTTGTGCGCTGATCAGCCGTGCCAAGGCGACGGAACTGCTGGGCACGATGCTCGGCGGCTACAACATTGGCCCGCTGGTCGACCTGCTGGACGATGCGGAAATCGGCACCATCGCCGCCGATGCGCTGAAAAAGACCCTGTTGATGTTCGACGCCTTCCATGACGTGAAGGAAAAGGCCGACAAGGGCAACGCCAACGCCAAGTCCGTGATGCAAAGCTGGGCTGACGCCGAATGGTTCACCAGCCGTCCGGAACTGCCGGAAAGCCTGACCATCACCGTCTTCAAGGTGCCTGGCGAAACCAACACCGACGACCTGTCGCCCGCGCCCGACGCCACCACCCGCCCCGACATCCCGATGCACGCCCTGGCGATGCTGAAGAACAAGCGCGACGGCGCGGCGTTCGAACCGGAAGAAGACGGCAAGCGCGGCCCGGTCAAGTTCATTGAATCGTTGAAGGAACAAGGCCACCTGGTTGCCTACGTGGGCGACGTGGTCGGTACGGGTTCGTCGCGCAAGTCGGCCACCAACTCGGTGCTGTGGTTCACGGGCGAAGACATTCCCTTCGTGCCGAACAAGCGTTTTGGCGGCGTGTGCCTGGGCAACAAGATTGCCCCCATCTTCTACAACACGATGGAAGACGCCGGCGCGCTGCCGATCGAACTCGACGTTTCCAAGATGGAAATGGGCGACGTCGTCGAACTGCGCCCGTACGAAGGCAAAGCCATCAAGAACGGCCAAGTCATCGCTGAATTCGAAGTGAAGTCCGACGTGCTGTTCGACGAAGTGCGCGCCGGTGGCCGCATTCCGCTGATCATCGGCCGTGGCCTGACCAGCAAGGCGCGCGAAGCACTGGGCCTGGCCCCGTCGACGCTGTTCCGCCTGCCCAATGACCCGGTCGATACCGGCAAGGGTTACACGCTGGCCCAGAAGATGGTTGGCCGTGCCTGCGGCCTGCCGGACGGCAAGGGCATCCGCCCGGGCACCTACTGCGAACCGAAGATGACCTCGGTCGGCAGCCAGGACACCACCGGCCCGATGACCCGCGACGAACTGAAGGACCTGGCTTGCCTGGGCTTCTCGGCTGACCTCGTGATGCAGTCGTTCTGCCACACGGCCGCCTACCCCAAGCCCGTGGACGTCAAGACGCACCACACGCTGCCGGAATTCATCAGCACCCGTGGCGGCGTGTCGCTGCGTCCGGGTGACGGCGTGATCCACTCGTGGCTGAACCGCATGCTGTTGCCCGACACCGTCGGCACCGGCGGCGATTCGCACACGCGCTTCCCGATCGGCATTTCGTTCCCCGCCGGTTCGGGCCTGGTCGCCTTTGCCGCCGCCACCGGCGTGATGCCGCTGGACATGCCGGAATCGGTGCTGGTCCGCTTCAAGGGCAAGCTGCAACCTGGCGTCACCCTGCGCGACCTGGTCAACGCCATCCCGCTGTACGCCATCAAGCAAGGTTTGCTGACGGTTGCCAAGCAAGGCAAGAAGAACATCTTCTCGGGTCGCATCCTGGAAATCGAAGGCCTGCCGGACCTGAAGGTCGAGCAAGCTTTCGAACTGTCGGACGCGTCCGCTGAACGTTCGGCCGCCGGCTGCTCGGTGTTCCTGAACAAGGAACCGATCATCGAATACATCAACAGCAACATCGTGATGTTGAAGTGGATGATCGCCAACGGCTACGAAGACGAACGCACGCTGGGCCGCCGCATCAAGGCCATGGAAGCCTGGCTTGCCGACCCCAAGCTGCTGGAACCGGACGCCGACGCCGAATACGCCGCCATCATCGAAATCGACCTGGCCGACGTGCACGAGCCCATCGTGGCCTGCCCGAACGACCCGGACGACGTGAAGACGCTGTCGGAAGTCGCCGGCGCCAAGATCGACGAAGTGTTCATCGGCAGCTGCATGACCAATATCGGCCACTTCCGCGCGGCGTCCAAGCTGCTGGAAGGCAAGCGCGACATCCCGGTCAAGCTGTGGGTTGCCCCGCCCACCAAGATGGACGCCACGCAGTTGACTGAAGAAGGCCACTATGGCGTCTTCGGCACCGCCGGCGCCCGCACGGAAATGCCGGGCTGCTCGCTGTGCATGGGTAACCAGGCACAAGTACGCGAAGGCGCGACCGTCATGTCGACCAGCACCCGCAACTTCCCGAACCGCCTGGGCAAGAACACGAACGTGTACCTGGGGTCGGCGGAACTTGCCGCCATCTGCTCGAAGCTGGGCCGCATCCCGACCAAGGACGAGTACATGGCCGACATGGGCGTCATCAACAAGAGCGGCGACCAGATCTATCAGTACCTGAACTTCGACAAGATCGCGGACTACAAGGACGTGGCGGACGTGATCGAGGTGTAA